A stretch of the Planifilum fulgidum genome encodes the following:
- a CDS encoding nitrite/sulfite reductase, whose product MAERRKWKWEEHAAELNEVERLKLKKDGLDVIQDIYRWAKSGYESIPEEDFVRLKWAGIYQQRPKDGHFMMRVRIPSGLLNSRQVRVLAELARDYGRGLIDVTTRQSVQYHWLRIEHIPDMFRRLEEVELHPYEACGDCPRNIVGNPLAGIDPHELIDTRPIVEELERTFLLNREFSNLPRKYKISVSSNVYNATNAQIHDLAFTPAVKEIDGKEAVGFHVWVGGGLSSRPHMAKQLDMFVLPEQVVEVAVGVTRLFRDYGYRKKRHRSRLKFLVADWGAEKFLEVLETYIGPYPSRGKDRLIGWNAGYFTGVHPQKQKGYFYVGLNVPMGRTSAEEFFRLADLVDEYGSGSLRTVNTQNLIIPDVPEERLDDLLAEPLLQRLSPYPKPFVGHAVSCTGIQFCNLALTETKALMRRVVEYLDEQVELDIPIRLHINGCPNSCGQQQIADIGLMGGKMKTSDGMIEAYTVSVGGHLGKGATFNTPLKGRVPADRVAPVLKELILFYKEHREPEEPFWRFVRRVGIDALQRRFDEILSRTAAS is encoded by the coding sequence ATGGCCGAGCGGCGGAAGTGGAAATGGGAGGAGCATGCGGCGGAACTGAATGAGGTGGAGCGGCTGAAGCTGAAAAAGGACGGCCTGGACGTGATCCAGGATATTTACCGGTGGGCGAAGTCGGGCTATGAGTCGATTCCTGAGGAGGATTTCGTCCGCCTGAAATGGGCGGGCATCTATCAGCAGCGTCCCAAGGACGGACATTTCATGATGCGGGTCCGCATTCCGTCCGGACTGTTGAATTCCCGGCAGGTGCGGGTGCTGGCGGAACTGGCCCGGGACTACGGGCGGGGGCTGATCGATGTCACGACCCGCCAGTCGGTCCAGTACCACTGGCTGCGCATCGAGCACATTCCGGACATGTTCCGCCGGCTGGAGGAAGTGGAGCTTCATCCCTACGAGGCCTGCGGGGACTGCCCCCGAAATATCGTGGGCAATCCGTTGGCCGGCATCGACCCCCACGAGCTGATCGACACCCGTCCGATCGTCGAGGAATTGGAGAGAACTTTCCTTCTCAACCGGGAGTTTTCCAATTTGCCCCGGAAGTACAAAATTTCCGTCTCGTCCAACGTCTACAACGCGACGAACGCCCAGATCCACGACCTCGCCTTCACGCCGGCGGTCAAGGAGATCGACGGAAAAGAGGCGGTCGGCTTCCACGTCTGGGTGGGGGGAGGCCTCTCCTCCCGTCCGCACATGGCGAAGCAACTGGACATGTTTGTTCTGCCGGAGCAGGTGGTGGAGGTGGCCGTGGGCGTGACCCGGCTGTTCCGGGATTACGGATACCGGAAAAAGCGGCACCGGTCGCGACTCAAATTCCTCGTGGCGGACTGGGGGGCGGAGAAGTTCCTGGAGGTGCTCGAAACCTACATCGGTCCCTATCCGTCCCGGGGGAAGGACCGGCTTATCGGGTGGAATGCGGGGTATTTCACCGGAGTGCATCCCCAGAAACAGAAAGGTTACTTCTACGTGGGACTCAATGTGCCGATGGGCCGGACCTCCGCGGAGGAGTTTTTCCGGCTGGCCGATCTGGTGGATGAATACGGTTCCGGTTCGCTGCGGACCGTCAACACCCAGAACCTGATCATCCCCGACGTGCCGGAGGAGAGGCTGGATGATCTGCTGGCGGAACCCCTTCTCCAGCGGCTTTCGCCTTATCCCAAGCCCTTCGTCGGCCATGCGGTCTCCTGCACCGGAATCCAGTTCTGCAACCTGGCCCTGACGGAGACGAAGGCACTGATGCGCCGGGTGGTTGAATACCTGGACGAACAGGTGGAGCTGGACATCCCCATCCGCCTGCACATCAACGGGTGCCCCAATTCCTGCGGACAGCAGCAGATCGCCGACATCGGCCTGATGGGAGGGAAGATGAAGACGTCCGACGGGATGATCGAGGCGTACACCGTCTCCGTCGGCGGCCATCTGGGGAAAGGGGCGACCTTCAACACCCCTCTCAAGGGAAGGGTTCCGGCGGACCGGGTGGCCCCGGTGTTGAAGGAACTGATTCTCTTCTACAAGGAGCACCGCGAGCCGGAGGAGCCCTTTTGGCGCTTTGTGAGGCGGGTGGGAATCGACGCCCTGCAGAGGCGCTTCGACGAAATCCTGAGCCGGACTGCGGCGTCTTGA